A genome region from Paramisgurnus dabryanus chromosome 12, PD_genome_1.1, whole genome shotgun sequence includes the following:
- the gtf2a1 gene encoding transcription initiation factor IIA subunit 1 isoform X1, producing the protein MASSANSNQVPKLYRSVMEDVISEVRELFLDEGVDEQVLMELKTLWENKLMQSKAVEGFHTDEQHALQASQQQAQQAQQTPQQSQPQQMLLPPQQAHQQQVIVQEPKHLQHMNTTGMSAAATAATLALPQFITHQGQLLQVVRAANGTQYIIQPQQQMLLPQVLPQMQTGGVQAPVIQQVLTPIQGGISQQTGVIIQPQQIVLTGNKVQQNTQVMQAAAMTAQPGQGAVQVQAQPQVQPAQQQQQQQQQQQASQQPPMMLQVDGAGDTSSDDDEEEEEYDEDDDEDKEKDGAEDGQVEEEPLNSGDDVSDEEDQELFDTENVVVCQYDKIHRSKNKWKFHLKDGIMNLNGRDYVFSKAIGDAEW; encoded by the exons ATGGCGAGCTCGGCTAACTCGAACCAAGTG CCTAAACTGTATAGATCAGTGATGGAAGATGTCATCAGCGAAGTCCGTGAGCTTTTCCTGGATGAGGGAGTTGATGAACAGGTCCTGATGGAGCTTAAAACG TTATGGGAAAATAAGCTGATGCAGTCCAAAGCGGTGGAAGGGTTTCACACAGATGAGCAGCATGCTTTGCAAGCTTCACAGCAGCAGGCCCAACAAGCTCAGCAGACACCGCAACAAAGCCAACCACAGCAAATGCTCCTGCCTCCGCAGCAGG CTCATCAGCAGCAGGTCATTGTTCAAGAGCCCAAGCATCTCCAGCACATGAACACAACCGGAATG AGTGCAGCAGCCACAGCAGCAACTTTGGCATTACCACAATTTATCACCCATCAGG GTCAGCTCTTGCAGGTGGTCAGAGCTGCCAATGGAACTCAATACATCATTCAGCCTCAGCAGCAAATGTTACTGCCGCAGGTCCTGCCACAGATGCAGACTGGTGGAGTGCAGGCCCCTGTCATACAGCAG GTGTTGACCCCTATTCAGGGTGGAATTTCTCAGCAGACCGGCGTCATCATCCAACCACAGCAGATTGTCCTTACAGGAAACAAAGTCCAGCAGAACACTCAG GTCATGCAGGCAGCGGCCATGACTGCGCAGCCTGGACAGGGAGCTGTGCAGGTGCAGGCTCAACCTCAAGTGCAACCGGCACAacagcagcagcaacaacaacaacaacaacaggcCTCACAACAACCTCCCATGATGCTCCAGGTGGATGGTGCTGGAGACACATCCTCAgatgatgatgaggaggaggaagagtatgatgAGGATGACGATGAAGATAAGGAAAAAGATGGCGCTGAGGACGGACAGGTGGAGGAG GAGCCTTTAAACAGTGGTGATGATGTTAGTGATGAAGAAGACCAGGAGCTGTTTGACACTGAGAATGTGGTGGTTTGCCAGTATGACAAG